CGTCGCACACGCGCGCGACCACGGCAAGCTTGCCGATGCGCTTGGCCAGCTTCATTACCGTCGCCAGCACATCCTTGCCGGTATGAGCCCCGCGCACGACTTCGAGCAGGCGCATGACGTTCGCCGGACTGAAGAAATGCATGCCCACGACGTCCTGCGCGCGCGACGTGGTTTGCGCCAGCGCATCGAGATCGAGCGTGGACGTGTTCGACGCCAGAATCGCGCCGTCCTTTGCGACCTTGTCGAGTTCCCTGAAAACGACCTGCTTGACCGCCATGTCCTCGAACACCGCTTCGACGATCAGATCGGCGTCGGCCACCGCCTCGAAATCGGTGCTGCCCTGAATGCGGGCAAGGCGTTTCTCCGCCTCCTGCGCCGAGACCTTCCCACGAGTGACAGCGCGATGGTAATTGCCGCGCACCGTCTCGATGCCGTGCCTCAATGCTGCATCGGTCGTGTCGACCAGCATGACGGGAATACCGGCGTCGGCAAAAGTCATCGCAATGCCGCTGCCCATGGTGCCGGCGCCAATGACGGCCACACGTTCAATGTTACGCACCGGCGTATCGTCGGGCACATCCGCGATTTTCGCCGCGGCACGTTCGCCCAGAAACGCGTGACGCAGCGCCTTCGATTCCGGCGAACTCACGAGTGCCACAAAGCACTCGCGCTCGAACTTCACGCCCTCGTCGAAGGGGCATTGCAGCGCGGCCTCGATGGCTGCCACGCACTTGTGCGGCGCGGGGAAATGCGGCTGTTCGCGTTGCACCTTGTCGCGCGCGGCGTCGATCGCGTTCCTGGCGGCACCGTCGGCGTCGACGATCGCGACATCGCGCAGACGAGGCAGCGCACCCGCGTGGGCGGCGATTTCGTCGGCGAAGGCGATTGCGCCCGCCAGCAGGTCCTCGCGGGTTCCATCGAACAGCTTCGAAAACAGCGTGCCCACGAGCGTTTCGGACTTCACCACGCGTCCGGTCACCACCATGTCGAGCGCACGCGCCACGCCGATCGCACGCGGCAATCGTTGCGTGCCGCCCGCGCCAGGCAACAAGCCCAGTTTCACCTCGGGCAATGCGATCTGCGCCCCCGGCAATGCCACGCGGTAGTGGCAAGCGAGCGCCAGTTCGAGCCCGCCGCCCATGGCGACGGCGTGGACGGCCGCGACGACCGGTTTGGTGCACGCATCGAGTGCGGCGATCACGTCGACCAGCAGCGGGCTTTGGGTCGCCTTCGGCGTATTGAACTCGCGGATGTCGGCCCCGCCGGAGAAGGCCTTGCCTGCGCCGATCAGGACAATGGCACGCACCTGAGCGTCTGCCTGCGCCTGCGTCAGACCTTGGGCAATGCCAACGCGCGTGGCGTGACCCAAGCCATTAACCGGCGGATTTTCCAGCGTGATGACGGCTACGCCGCCACGAATCTCATAAGCCGTGCTCATCCTTGTCTCTTTCCTTATATTGTTGGCGTCATCGGGGGTGCGCCGCGAGCACGCAAGCTGCGGCGAGACGATCGTTCGATTCTAGCGCAGCGCTACACCTCGAGCCATTCACGGCGAATCTCCGGCGCGCCCACCAATGCATCTGGCGTACCTTCGAATACCAGCGTCCCACGCCCCATGACCGCGACACGTTGTGCGCAATTCAGAGCCAGCGAGAGTTTTTGCTCGATGAGCAAAATCGCCACGCCGGTCGCGCGCAGATCCGTGAGTATCCGGCCGATGCGCGCCACCACGCGTGGCGCAAGACCCTCGGTCGGCTCGTCGACGATCAACAGATCGGGCCCCGCCATCATCGCCCGACATAATGAAAGCAACTGCTGCTCGCCGCCCGATAGCGACGCAGCAGGCGCATCGCGACGCGGCGCCAGTTCCTCGAAACGCTCGAAAGCCTGCGCCAGCGTCATGGCGCGCCCGCCCCCGGCGGACATTGGCGCCGCCTTGCCCCTGCGTTGACCGAGTTGACCGAGTTGACCGAGTTGAAGATTCTGAAGGACCGTTAGCGGCCCGAACACGTCTCGCGTCTCCGGTACGTACCCGACGCCCAGCCGTGCGATTTGATGAGACGCCAACGGGATCAACGACTGGCCATGCCAGCGAATCTCCCCGTCGCGCGGCAATTGCCCCATGATGGCGCGTGCGAGCGTGGAACGGCCTGCACCATTGCGGCCAAGCACGGCGACGATTTCCCCTGGCGCAACATGCAGCGTCACGCCATGCAACACGCGGCCGCCGCCATAGCCCGCCTTGACGTCGATCAGCTCAAGCATCGCGCTCGCCTCTCACGCTGTGGCGATCGGCGTACTCGCCCAAATAAGCCATGCGAACATCGGGATGCGTGCGGATACGTTGCGGGGTATCGCACGCGATGATCGCGCCGCGCGCCAGCACGGCAATCCGGTCGGCCAGCGAGAAAACGACATGCATGTCGTGCTCGATCATGAGCAACGCGCGCCCCCGGCTCAGTTCGGCGATCAGGTCCACCATGCGCGCCGACTCCGACTGACTCATGCCGGCCGTCGGCTCGTCGAGCAACATGACGCTACCCGAAGAAGCTGCGCACAAACCAATCTCCAGCACGCGTTGCTCCGCATAGCTCAGCGCGCCCGCAGGCACGTCCCGACGGTGCGCCAACCCAAGACGCGCGAGCCATGCTTCGCTGCGCTGTGTGACCTCCCTCAAGCCGCGCATGCGACGCCAGAACGTATAGCGATGGCCGCTCGGCCACAGCGCCGCGCAGCGCAAATGATCGATCACGCTCATTTGTCCGAATAGCTGAGAAGTCTGGAAACTGCGGGACAGGCCGAGTCGGCTGATGAGATGCGGCGCATGGGCGGTGACATCGCGCTCGTGCAGCAGCACACGCCCGCCGTCCGGGCGCGTTCGTCCGGTGACGACGTCGAACAACGTACTCTTTCCCGCGCCGTTCGGGCCAATGATCGCCAGCCGCTCACCGCGGGCCAATGTCAGGTCCACACGGTTCAGCACTTGCGTGCGACCGAACGACTTGCTCACACCGCGCACGCTCAAGGCAGGCGCCGACGCATCGGTATGCATGCGCGCCGGACTCATGGCTGACCCCGCGCCACGAAATTGACACTGGCCGCGTGGCGGCGCAAACGCCGCCCTGCGACCGTGACGATGACAACGCCCACGATCGTTGCCATGGCCGCGGCGCCCCATCGCCACACCCCCAGGTGATCCGCCCAACCGTTCGGGGCCGATGCGCCGTCGATCGCGAGGCGAACGCCATAAGTCATTTCAATGATGGCGATGGAACCGCCGGCGGCGAGTGTCAGCCCCGCAAGCATGGCCGCATAAGGCCGCCAAAGTGCCGGCACGACGCCGTCGCGCCACGCACGCGCGTGCATCGCCAGCAGCCCTGCCATCCCGCCTGGCGCAAAGACGACAACGGCGAGAAATCCCAGACCGAGATAAAGTTGCCAGGCGCGCGTCATCGTAGCGAGAACGACGGTTGCGAACACGCCGACAACCGCGCCGAGCATCGGTCCGGCGAAATAGGCCGTGCCGCCCAGCACCGTGAAAACGAGGACGCCCCCCGACCTTTCGAGACTGAACGTATCCGCGCTGACCAGTTCGAAGTTCAGCGCGCCAAGCGCACCGGCCACGCCGGCGAACGTCGCCGCCAAGATCTGCATGCGATACCGCACTGCCGCCGGCGACGGCCCCAGGAACGCGACGCGTCGGGCGTTATCACGCACCGCACGGGCAAGAAAGCCCAGCGGCGTGCGCGTAATGCCGAACATGGCCGCCGTGCAGACGAACAGCCACAGCGCGACCAGTCCATACACCTGAATCTGCGTTGCAAACGTGACGCCCAGCCACGGCGCGCCGAGCGTGCGGTCAGTCGGCATTCCCCGCTCGCCGCCGAACCACTCGGGCAACATCGCGGCCATGACCCAGACCAGTTCCGCCACGCCGAGCGTGATCATGGCGAACGTCATGCCCGACCGGCGTGTCGTGACGTAGCCCAGCGTCGCGCCCGCCGCCCCCCCGGCGAGTCCCCCCACGAACGGCACGAGCGCCATCGACACCGGCAGCGCGTGCGCGCCAATGCGATTCATGCACCACACACCGGCGTACGCGCCGATTCCCGCGTACGTCGCATGACAAAAACTCAACAGGCCCGTGGAACCGAGAAGCAGGTTGAAGGAAAGCGCAAGGATCGCGGCCGTGCCCATCTGCGTCATGAGCGTGAGCGCAGCATCGGACGGGAAACACCACGGCAGCACGCAGAGAAGCGCGGCAAAGGCGAACCACACGGCAGCACGGCGAGGCCACGATACGGTGCCGCACGGCGGTGCGTCGGCGATCACGTCGTCCATCACCCCTCCCTCACACCGAAAAGCCCGCGAGGGCGCCACAGCAACACGGCGACCATCAACAAATAGGGAACCGCCGGCGCGAGTTGCGCGACGCCGAGATGCCAGAGGGGCGCGATCGCATCACCGAACAGGGCCGTCGCCCCACGCATGCCCTGAGGCCACCATCGATCCAGCGTGGCATCGCTCGTGACCGCCCAGGTTTGCAGCAATCCGATGAGCAACGAGGCGGCGAACGCACCGCCCAGCGAACCAAGGCCGCCGACCACGACGACGACAAACACCACGCTGCCGACCGTTGCCGCCATGCCCGGCTCCGTGACCAGGACGTTGCCGCCGGCGGCACCGGCAAGCGCTGCCAGCGCGGCGCCCCATGCGAACACACCGGTGTAGAGAGACGGGACGTCGTATCCAAGCGCCTGCGTCATCGCCGGTTGGGACAGAGCCGCTTGCAGGATCAATCCCACGCGCGTCGCCCGCAATGCCACCCACACCATCGACGCGATGGCGCACGCCAGCCCCATCAGGAACAGCCGGTACGCCGGCACCGCGATCCCCGCCACATGGACAGGCGCCCCCTCGAGCGCCGCAGGCACGGCGTAGTCGACCGGCCCCCGGCCCCAGGCAAGCTGCACGAGTTCCACCACGATGTACGCCAGCCCGAAGGTGGCGAGCAACTCCGCCAACGCTCCGCGAACGCGCAAGCGCCGCAACACGGCCCGCTCGAAGAGCGCTCCCGCCACCCCGACGATCAGCGGCGCCACGATCAGTGCCGGCCAGAAGCCGAGCATCGACGACAACGCATAGGCGAAGTACGCGCCCAGCATGTAGAAGCTGGCATGCGCGAAGTTCAGCACGCCGAGCATGCTGAATATCAGCGTGAGTCCGCTCGAGAGCATGAACAGCAGCAAGCCGTAGCTCACGCCGTTCACGAGCACGAGGCCAGTGGTGGCACTCAGCAGATGCACTGCGTCTCCTTCGGAAAGCCAATGAAAGACGCGGCGCACGCGCCGCATCGAGGGGGAATTCAGGCTGACATTATAGAGGGGACGATGTCCCGGAAGCGCTCGGGATCGCCCGAAAAGCGGCGTCGATACTGGATTTCGGATAGCATCCGCCGGCCAATCGGATCTATCCGATGCCTCGCCGGCCCATGCCGACGCGATCACGGGAAATTCACGTCCCGACTTCGTAGCCGCGGAATTTCTCCCGCAGTTTGAGCTTGAGCATCTTGCCGGTCGCCGTGTGGGGAATTTCGTCGACGAACACG
This is a stretch of genomic DNA from Pandoraea faecigallinarum. It encodes these proteins:
- a CDS encoding 3-hydroxyacyl-CoA dehydrogenase NAD-binding domain-containing protein, which encodes MSTAYEIRGGVAVITLENPPVNGLGHATRVGIAQGLTQAQADAQVRAIVLIGAGKAFSGGADIREFNTPKATQSPLLVDVIAALDACTKPVVAAVHAVAMGGGLELALACHYRVALPGAQIALPEVKLGLLPGAGGTQRLPRAIGVARALDMVVTGRVVKSETLVGTLFSKLFDGTREDLLAGAIAFADEIAAHAGALPRLRDVAIVDADGAARNAIDAARDKVQREQPHFPAPHKCVAAIEAALQCPFDEGVKFERECFVALVSSPESKALRHAFLGERAAAKIADVPDDTPVRNIERVAVIGAGTMGSGIAMTFADAGIPVMLVDTTDAALRHGIETVRGNYHRAVTRGKVSAQEAEKRLARIQGSTDFEAVADADLIVEAVFEDMAVKQVVFRELDKVAKDGAILASNTSTLDLDALAQTTSRAQDVVGMHFFSPANVMRLLEVVRGAHTGKDVLATVMKLAKRIGKLAVVARVCDGFIGNRMLEPYFKQSQWMVEQGATPAQIDAAIERFGFAMGPFRTSDLAGNDVSWAIRKRRHAQQPGIVYPKIADVLCEAGRYGQKTHAGWYDYAEGDRTPRESAKVSQMLDDYRKANGIVPREFPEDEIVDRLVYALVNEGAKVLADGTAARASDIDMVYLNGYGFPLWRGGPMLYADMAGLDKVLARVREFEAGEHGEDWSPAARLVELAEAGKRFNG
- a CDS encoding ABC transporter ATP-binding protein, whose amino-acid sequence is MLELIDVKAGYGGGRVLHGVTLHVAPGEIVAVLGRNGAGRSTLARAIMGQLPRDGEIRWHGQSLIPLASHQIARLGVGYVPETRDVFGPLTVLQNLQLGQLGQLGQRRGKAAPMSAGGGRAMTLAQAFERFEELAPRRDAPAASLSGGEQQLLSLCRAMMAGPDLLIVDEPTEGLAPRVVARIGRILTDLRATGVAILLIEQKLSLALNCAQRVAVMGRGTLVFEGTPDALVGAPEIRREWLEV
- a CDS encoding branched-chain amino acid ABC transporter permease; translated protein: MDDVIADAPPCGTVSWPRRAAVWFAFAALLCVLPWCFPSDAALTLMTQMGTAAILALSFNLLLGSTGLLSFCHATYAGIGAYAGVWCMNRIGAHALPVSMALVPFVGGLAGGAAGATLGYVTTRRSGMTFAMITLGVAELVWVMAAMLPEWFGGERGMPTDRTLGAPWLGVTFATQIQVYGLVALWLFVCTAAMFGITRTPLGFLARAVRDNARRVAFLGPSPAAVRYRMQILAATFAGVAGALGALNFELVSADTFSLERSGGVLVFTVLGGTAYFAGPMLGAVVGVFATVVLATMTRAWQLYLGLGFLAVVVFAPGGMAGLLAMHARAWRDGVVPALWRPYAAMLAGLTLAAGGSIAIIEMTYGVRLAIDGASAPNGWADHLGVWRWGAAAMATIVGVVIVTVAGRRLRRHAASVNFVARGQP
- a CDS encoding branched-chain amino acid ABC transporter permease → MLSSGLTLIFSMLGVLNFAHASFYMLGAYFAYALSSMLGFWPALIVAPLIVGVAGALFERAVLRRLRVRGALAELLATFGLAYIVVELVQLAWGRGPVDYAVPAALEGAPVHVAGIAVPAYRLFLMGLACAIASMVWVALRATRVGLILQAALSQPAMTQALGYDVPSLYTGVFAWGAALAALAGAAGGNVLVTEPGMAATVGSVVFVVVVVGGLGSLGGAFAASLLIGLLQTWAVTSDATLDRWWPQGMRGATALFGDAIAPLWHLGVAQLAPAVPYLLMVAVLLWRPRGLFGVREG